Proteins encoded in a region of the Quercus lobata isolate SW786 chromosome 8, ValleyOak3.0 Primary Assembly, whole genome shotgun sequence genome:
- the LOC115956062 gene encoding probable acetyltransferase NATA1-like, with amino-acid sequence MAAAAPPPAPTPAATALPNPTPTGHPLFSRVRLATPSDIPHIHKLIHQMAVFERLTHLFSATEASLSSTLFTSPPFQSFTIFILELSQAPFPPSPSPPLFFSPITQTTTLDLPIDDPESETFKSNDKDCGFDVVVGGFVLFFPNYSTFLGKPGFYVEDLFVRECYRRKGFGKMLLSAVAAQAVKMGYGRVEWVVLDWNVNAIKFYEEMGANVLQEWRICRLTGEALQAYANPAI; translated from the coding sequence ATGGCAGCCGCCGCACCACCACCAGCACCAACCCCAGCAGCCACCGCACTACCAAACCCAACACCAACAGGCCACCCTCTTTTCTCTCGTGTCCGCCTCGCCACCCCATCGGACATCCCCCACATCCACAAACTCATCCACCAAATGGCCGTCTTCGAACGCCTCACCCACCTCTTCTCCGCCACCGAAGCCTCCCTCTCCTCCACGCTCTTCACTTCCCCACCTTTCCAATCCTTCACCATCTTCATCCTCGAACTCTCCCAAGCCCCGTTTCCACCTTCTCCATCTcctcctctcttcttctccccCATTACTCAGACCACCACTCTCGACCTCCCCATCGATGACCCAGAAAGCGAAACCTTCAAATCCAACGATAAAGATTGTGGCTTTGACGTTGTGGTTggtgggtttgttttgttttttccaaaCTACTCGACGTTCTTGGGGAAACCAGGGTTTTATGTGGAGGACTTGTTTGTGAGGGAGTGTTATAGGAGGAAAGGGTTTGGGAAGATGCTACTCTCAGCTGTGGCTGCTCAAGCTGTGAAGATGGGGTATGGGAGAGTGGAGTGGGTGGTGCTTGATTGGAATGTGAATGCTATTAAGTTCTATGAGGAAATGGGTGCTAATGTCTTGCAAGAATGGAGGATTTGTAGGCTCACTGGTGAGGCTCTCCAAGCTTATGCCAATCCTGCTATTTAA